A stretch of the Mycobacterium shigaense genome encodes the following:
- the mftE gene encoding mycofactocin biosynthesis peptidyl-dipeptidase MftE, whose product MNSAYHHRVPVLGELGTTTSSQLSSTSSSILIPLGSTEQHGPHLPLDTDTRIATAVARGARARLDEQWLVAPAIAYGASGEHQSFAGTISIGTDALTTLLVEYGRSAASWGHRLVFVNGHGGNVAALDAAVRQLRSEGRDAGWCPCAAAGADAHAGHTETSVLLHISPTDVLTDRWLAGNRAPLPDLLPSMRSGGVEAVSPVGILGDPTTATAAEGKRIFSEMVDGCVRRVARWAPGPDGMLT is encoded by the coding sequence GTGAATTCGGCCTACCATCACCGAGTGCCCGTACTCGGCGAGTTAGGAACTACGACGTCGAGCCAGCTGTCAAGCACCTCGTCGTCGATATTGATCCCGCTGGGGTCGACTGAGCAACACGGTCCGCACTTGCCGTTGGACACCGATACCCGGATCGCGACCGCTGTCGCCCGGGGGGCACGGGCCCGCCTCGACGAGCAATGGTTGGTCGCACCGGCCATCGCGTACGGCGCCAGCGGCGAGCACCAGAGTTTCGCCGGGACCATCTCCATCGGCACCGACGCCCTCACCACGCTGCTGGTGGAGTACGGCAGGTCGGCGGCGTCCTGGGGCCACCGGCTGGTCTTCGTCAACGGTCACGGCGGCAACGTCGCGGCGCTGGACGCCGCCGTGCGACAGCTGCGGTCGGAGGGCCGTGACGCCGGTTGGTGCCCCTGCGCCGCCGCCGGCGCTGACGCCCATGCCGGCCACACCGAAACATCAGTGTTACTGCATATCTCGCCGACCGATGTGCTGACCGACCGCTGGCTTGCCGGAAACCGGGCGCCGCTGCCCGACCTGCTGCCGTCGATGCGCAGCGGCGGAGTCGAGGCGGTTAGCCCGGTGGGCATCCTGGGGGACCCGACCACGGCGACCGCCGCCGAGGGCAAGCGCATCTTCTCCGAGATGGTCGACGGCTGCGTGCGCCGGGTCGCCCGCTGGGCACCCGGGCCCGACGGGATGCTGACATGA
- the mftF gene encoding mycofactocin biosynthesis glycosyltransferase MftF (Members of this protein family, MftF, are glycosyltransferases, members of PF00535 (glycosyl transferase family 2). The encoding gene is found as part of the mycofactocin cassette, in Mycobacterium tuberculosis, many other Actinobacteria, and occasional members of other lineages. Mycofactocin itself, a putative redox carrier, is a heavily modified derivative of the C-terminal Val-Tyr dipeptide of the mycofactocin precursor MftA (TIGR03969).): MTAPRLPDGFAVQVDRRVRVLGDGSALLGGSPTRLLKLAPAAQGMLSDGRLKVRDDVSAQLARTLLDATVAHPRPAGGPSHRDVTVVIPVRDNVSGVRRLVSQLRGLRVIVVDDGSVFPIEPEDFAGAHCDVQVLRHPRSRGPAAARNTGLAACTSEFVAFLDSDVSPRRGWLEALLGHFCDPTVALVAPRIVGLAQSENLVARYEAVHSSLDLGQREAPVLPHSTVSYVPSAAIICRRSAIADVGGFDETMQSGEDVDLCWRLIEAGARLRYEPIALVAHDHRTQLRDWLARKAFYGGSAAPLSVRHPDKTAPVVISGWALTAWILMALGTSLSQLASIVIAVLTGRRIARAMRGADTSIADVVVIATRGLWSAALQLASALCRHYWPLALLAAVVSRHCRRVLVVAAVMDGVVDWLRRRDSTGDDAEPIGLLTYLLLKRVDDLAYGLGLWRGVLRERNLRALKPQIRT; encoded by the coding sequence ATGACCGCGCCCCGATTGCCGGACGGATTCGCCGTCCAGGTCGATCGCCGCGTCCGAGTACTCGGCGACGGCTCGGCTCTGCTCGGCGGCTCGCCGACCCGCCTGCTCAAGCTGGCTCCCGCGGCTCAGGGCATGCTGTCCGACGGCCGCCTCAAGGTGCGCGACGACGTCAGCGCGCAGTTGGCCCGCACCCTGCTCGACGCCACGGTGGCGCATCCACGGCCGGCCGGTGGCCCGTCACACCGGGATGTGACCGTGGTAATTCCGGTGCGGGACAACGTTTCTGGTGTGCGTCGCCTGGTGAGCCAGCTGCGCGGGTTGCGCGTCATCGTGGTGGATGACGGTTCGGTTTTTCCCATCGAGCCCGAAGACTTCGCCGGCGCGCACTGCGACGTCCAGGTGCTGCGTCACCCGCGCAGCAGGGGCCCGGCGGCGGCGCGCAACACCGGCCTGGCGGCCTGCACGTCCGAATTCGTCGCGTTCCTGGATTCCGACGTCTCGCCGCGCCGGGGTTGGCTGGAAGCCCTGCTCGGCCATTTCTGCGATCCCACTGTCGCGCTGGTCGCACCGCGGATCGTCGGCCTGGCCCAGAGCGAGAACCTGGTGGCGCGCTACGAGGCGGTGCACTCGTCGCTGGACCTCGGTCAGCGCGAGGCGCCGGTCTTGCCGCACAGCACGGTGTCCTACGTGCCCAGTGCGGCAATCATCTGCCGCCGCTCGGCCATCGCCGACGTGGGCGGGTTCGATGAGACCATGCAGTCCGGCGAGGACGTCGACCTGTGTTGGCGCCTGATCGAAGCGGGCGCCCGCCTGCGTTACGAGCCGATCGCGCTCGTCGCCCACGACCACCGCACGCAGCTGCGAGATTGGCTCGCGCGCAAGGCATTCTACGGCGGATCCGCAGCTCCGCTGTCGGTGCGGCATCCGGACAAGACGGCGCCGGTGGTGATCTCCGGCTGGGCGCTGACGGCGTGGATCCTGATGGCGCTGGGGACCAGCCTGTCCCAGCTGGCGTCGATCGTGATCGCGGTCTTGACCGGCCGGCGGATCGCCAGGGCGATGCGCGGCGCCGACACCTCGATCGCCGACGTCGTGGTGATCGCGACCCGCGGCCTGTGGTCGGCGGCGCTGCAACTGGCCTCGGCTCTGTGCCGGCACTACTGGCCCCTGGCGCTGCTCGCCGCCGTGGTGTCGCGCCACTGCAGGCGAGTCCTGGTGGTCGCCGCCGTCATGGACGGCGTGGTCGACTGGCTCCGGCGCCGGGACAGCACCGGCGACGACGCCGAACCGATCGGGCTGCTGACTTATCTCTTGCTCAAGCGCGTCGACGACCTTGCTTATGGTCTGGGACTGTGGAGGGGCGTGTTGCGAGAGCGCAACCTGCGCGCGCTCAAGCCGCAGATCCGCACCTAG
- the mftG gene encoding mycofactocin dehydrogenase MftG: MTTAASHSDVLIVGAGSAGSVVAERLSADSRCAVTVLEAGPGLEDPSLLARTTNGLQLPIGAGSPLVKRYQTRLTDRPVRLVPIVRGATVGGSGAVNGGYFCRGLPRDFDRAAVPGWAWSDVVGHFRAIETDLDFASPAHGATGPIRVRRTHELTGTSESFASAAQRAGFPWIADLNDCGPELVSGVGTVPLNIVDGLRLGSGAGFLIPALRRPNLTLLARTRALRLRFDGTVAVGVDAVGPQGPTRLTADRIVLCSGAIQSAHLLMLSGVGDEAMLRAAGVPVLAALPVGMFCSDHPEWVLPTNWAVAAGRPVLEVVLSTDYGVEIRPYTGGFVAMTGDGTAGHPDWPHIGVALMQPRSRGRITLVSADPDVSPRIEHRYDSEPDDVATLRRGSELARELASAATYVGSPVWATSQHLCASAPMGADGDPHAVVDPRCRVRGLENLWVIDGSVLPEITSRGPHATIVMIGHRAAGFVG, encoded by the coding sequence TTGACCACGGCTGCCTCGCACAGCGATGTGCTGATTGTCGGCGCCGGCAGCGCTGGATCGGTTGTTGCCGAACGCCTTTCCGCCGATTCGCGGTGTGCGGTGACCGTCCTCGAGGCGGGACCCGGCCTCGAGGACCCGAGCCTGCTGGCGCGGACCACGAACGGGTTGCAGCTGCCGATCGGTGCCGGCAGCCCGCTGGTTAAGCGGTATCAGACCCGGCTCACCGACCGGCCCGTCCGCCTCGTGCCGATCGTGCGCGGGGCGACGGTCGGCGGCTCGGGCGCCGTCAACGGCGGTTACTTCTGCCGCGGCCTGCCCCGGGATTTCGATCGGGCCGCCGTTCCCGGCTGGGCGTGGTCCGACGTCGTCGGGCATTTCCGGGCGATCGAGACCGACCTGGATTTCGCGAGCCCCGCCCATGGCGCCACGGGTCCCATCCGCGTTCGCCGCACCCACGAACTGACCGGGACCTCGGAGAGCTTTGCGTCGGCCGCACAGCGCGCAGGCTTCCCCTGGATCGCCGACCTCAATGACTGTGGGCCGGAACTTGTTTCGGGCGTGGGTACGGTCCCGCTCAACATCGTGGACGGACTACGGCTCGGGTCGGGGGCAGGATTCCTGATCCCGGCCCTGCGACGGCCGAACCTGACCTTGCTGGCGCGGACGCGGGCCCTGCGCCTGCGCTTCGACGGTACCGTCGCGGTCGGCGTCGATGCGGTGGGCCCGCAGGGGCCGACCAGGCTCACCGCGGATCGGATTGTGCTGTGCAGCGGCGCAATCCAATCTGCTCACTTGTTGATGCTCTCCGGTGTCGGCGATGAGGCGATGCTGCGGGCCGCTGGCGTGCCCGTGCTGGCCGCGCTACCGGTGGGAATGTTTTGCAGCGACCACCCCGAATGGGTGCTGCCGACGAATTGGGCGGTGGCCGCCGGCCGTCCGGTGCTGGAGGTGGTGCTCAGCACCGACTACGGCGTCGAGATCAGGCCGTATACAGGCGGTTTCGTCGCGATGACCGGGGACGGCACCGCAGGCCATCCCGATTGGCCGCATATCGGGGTGGCGCTGATGCAGCCCCGCTCGCGGGGGCGCATCACGCTGGTGTCGGCAGATCCCGATGTGTCGCCACGTATCGAACACCGCTACGACAGTGAGCCCGACGATGTCGCGACGTTGCGCCGGGGCAGCGAACTCGCCCGCGAACTGGCCAGTGCGGCAACATATGTCGGCTCACCGGTATGGGCCACCTCGCAACACCTTTGCGCCAGCGCCCCGATGGGTGCCGACGGGGATCCGCACGCCGTCGTCGATCCGCGGTGTCGGGTCCGCGGGCTCGAGAACTTGTGGGTGATCGACGGCTCCGTGCTGCCCGAGATCACCAGCCGGGGCCCGCACGCGACCATCGTGATGATCGGGCATCGCGCCGCTGGGTTCGTTGGCTGA